From Flavipsychrobacter sp., a single genomic window includes:
- a CDS encoding saccharopine dehydrogenase C-terminal domain-containing protein — protein MQTILVAGAGKTSIYLIDYLIEHAASNDWKIIVADGNAEAVAAKTRNSKYAEAAVIDITEAEERQPLVKKADVVISLMPPHLHISLAEDCLLYNKHIITASYVSDEMKELDAAARAKGLMFMCEMGLDPGIDHMTASQIFHSIHKVAATITSFKSYAGGLIAPESDDNPWHYKFTWNPRNIITAGMAGAQYLQNKTVTTLPYNKVFTDVNAIESVNGIEDLISYPNRDSLKYLDTYEVPHIDTFIRGSLRHPIFCKGWQALIDLGLTDITDEIEDGITLTDWVADKANFEGHGDLAEFVAGKFNLEKEVMDLISWLGLFEDTAVSFKGSSSGDLLLHILLEKWEMQPNDKDMIVMQHEVEYTHKSKTSKLVSTLVIKGENREYSAMAKTVGLPMGILAKQLLTGKIKAIPGVQIPTMAAVYKPVLAELEQYGIEFKETVI, from the coding sequence ATGCAAACAATACTTGTAGCTGGCGCAGGTAAAACATCAATATACCTGATCGATTATCTTATAGAGCATGCAGCTAGTAATGATTGGAAAATAATAGTAGCCGATGGTAATGCAGAAGCAGTAGCTGCTAAAACCCGTAACAGCAAATATGCAGAAGCTGCGGTTATAGATATTACAGAGGCAGAAGAGAGACAGCCATTAGTAAAAAAAGCGGATGTGGTTATTTCTTTAATGCCACCTCATTTACATATCTCTTTAGCTGAAGATTGCTTGTTGTACAACAAGCATATCATTACAGCTTCTTATGTGTCTGACGAGATGAAAGAACTAGATGCGGCAGCTAGAGCAAAAGGCTTAATGTTTATGTGTGAAATGGGGCTTGATCCCGGTATTGACCATATGACTGCCAGTCAGATATTCCATAGCATACACAAAGTTGCAGCTACCATCACTTCTTTTAAGTCTTACGCAGGAGGCCTTATAGCTCCGGAGTCTGACGATAATCCTTGGCATTATAAGTTTACCTGGAATCCTAGAAATATTATAACAGCAGGTATGGCGGGCGCGCAATACCTACAAAACAAAACAGTTACAACGCTACCATACAATAAAGTATTTACGGACGTAAACGCTATAGAAAGTGTAAATGGCATTGAGGATCTAATATCCTACCCCAATAGAGACTCTTTAAAATATCTTGACACTTACGAAGTGCCCCATATAGATACTTTTATCAGAGGGTCATTACGTCACCCTATTTTCTGTAAGGGATGGCAAGCACTTATCGACCTTGGTCTTACTGATATTACAGATGAAATCGAAGATGGTATTACGCTTACTGATTGGGTAGCAGATAAAGCTAATTTTGAAGGTCATGGAGACTTGGCTGAGTTTGTTGCGGGCAAATTCAATTTGGAGAAAGAGGTAATGGATTTAATCTCTTGGCTAGGCTTATTTGAAGACACCGCAGTATCTTTCAAAGGAAGCTCTTCTGGCGATCTGTTATTGCATATTCTACTGGAGAAATGGGAGATGCAGCCAAACGATAAGGATATGATAGTGATGCAACATGAAGTAGAATACACTCATAAAAGCAAGACGAGCAAACTAGTAAGCACCTTAGTGATAAAAGGTGAAAATCGAGAATATTCTGCTATGGCAAAAACTGTTGGTTTACCAATGGGCATATTGGCCAAGCAATTGCTAACAGGGAAGATCAAGGCTATTCCTGGTGTTCAAATCCCCACGATGGCAGCAGTTTATAAACCTGTATTAGCTGAATTAGAACAATATGGTATTGAATTTAAAGAAACAGTAATTTAA
- the smpB gene encoding SsrA-binding protein SmpB encodes MAKDKVYIKNKPATFEYAIEDKLTAGIVLTGSEIKSIRNSKVSFNDSFCFFHEGELWIKSLHIGHYENAGYISHDPTRERKLLLNKKELRKWQQKIKEKGYTIVPLSMYINENGYAKLDIGLGRGKKLHDKRETIKNRDAEREMKRYLK; translated from the coding sequence TTGGCTAAAGACAAAGTCTATATAAAAAATAAACCTGCCACTTTTGAGTATGCTATAGAAGATAAGCTTACTGCAGGTATTGTATTGACCGGTTCTGAAATAAAGTCAATAAGAAATAGCAAGGTGAGCTTTAACGATAGCTTCTGTTTTTTTCATGAAGGTGAGTTATGGATAAAAAGTCTGCATATAGGACATTATGAAAATGCAGGTTATATCAGTCATGATCCTACTCGCGAACGCAAGCTGCTACTCAACAAAAAAGAGTTACGCAAATGGCAACAAAAAATAAAGGAGAAAGGATACACAATAGTACCTCTTAGCATGTATATCAATGAAAATGGTTATGCTAAACTAGATATTGGGCTAGGTAGAGGTAAAAAGCTTCACGACAAACGCGAAACCATTAAAAACCGTGATGCTGAAAGAGAAATGAAACGCTACTTAAAGTAA
- the accD gene encoding acetyl-CoA carboxylase, carboxyltransferase subunit beta, with product MSSTWFRRIKKGIHTSTHEKKEAPDGLWTKCPECKKTSTAKELEDNLYTCPKCENHFRINAKEYFNILFDEGKYEELFKEIKPTDKLEFVDLKPYKDRLVDAQSKTGLTDAMTVGVGELDGKGFVIACMNFNFIGGSMGSVVGEKISRGIDYAIKHKMPFMIISKSGGARMMESAFSLMQMAKTSAKLTLLSKAQLPYISFMTDPTTGGVTASFAMLGDVNIAEPKALIGFAGPRVIKETIKKDLPEGFQRSEFLRDNGFLDFIVTRKELKQQLSTVLDWYMKGK from the coding sequence ATGTCATCTACTTGGTTTAGACGAATAAAAAAAGGCATACATACTAGTACACACGAGAAAAAGGAAGCTCCAGACGGATTGTGGACTAAATGCCCTGAGTGTAAGAAAACCTCTACAGCTAAAGAGCTAGAAGATAATCTATATACATGCCCAAAGTGTGAAAATCACTTTCGCATAAACGCTAAAGAATACTTTAATATTCTGTTTGATGAAGGCAAATATGAAGAGTTATTCAAAGAAATAAAGCCAACAGATAAATTAGAATTTGTAGACTTAAAACCCTATAAAGACAGGCTAGTAGATGCACAGAGCAAAACTGGTCTTACTGATGCTATGACCGTTGGTGTAGGTGAGCTTGACGGGAAGGGCTTTGTGATAGCATGTATGAACTTTAACTTCATTGGCGGCTCTATGGGCTCTGTTGTTGGTGAAAAGATCAGTCGTGGTATAGACTATGCTATAAAACACAAAATGCCATTTATGATCATCTCCAAATCAGGTGGTGCTCGTATGATGGAAAGTGCATTTTCTCTAATGCAAATGGCTAAGACCTCTGCTAAGCTAACTTTATTATCTAAAGCGCAACTACCATATATTTCTTTCATGACCGACCCAACTACGGGTGGTGTTACTGCTTCTTTCGCAATGTTGGGAGATGTTAATATTGCCGAACCAAAAGCGTTAATTGGTTTTGCTGGCCCTCGTGTTATCAAAGAGACAATTAAGAAAGATCTTCCTGAAGGATTCCAACGTTCAGAATTCTTGCGCGATAATGGCTTCTTAGACTTTATTGTAACAAGAAAGGAACTCAAGCAACAATTGTCTACTGTGCTTGACTGGTATATGAAGGGTAAATAA